One segment of Salvelinus fontinalis isolate EN_2023a chromosome 12, ASM2944872v1, whole genome shotgun sequence DNA contains the following:
- the LOC129866592 gene encoding caveolin-2-like: MGLERENYETSIIMDEDEFNRSIEPILSKKDYVYAAIPDRDPNDINAHLKVGFDDVIAEPSSSHSFDRVWIGSHAVFELFKYVFYRILTTILAVPMAFITGIVFGVLSCIHIWVLMPAVRSCLMALPSVQVVWRSLTDIFVTPLFHSMGRCLSSVHVKAMDN; this comes from the exons ATGGGTCTCGAAAGGGAGAATTACGAGACGAGTATCATCATGGACGAGGACGAGTTCAACAGATCAATAGAACCGATTTTGTCGAAAAAAGACTACGTCTACGCGGCGATCCCAGACCGAGATCCCAATGACATAAACGCGCACTTAAAG GTTGGTTTTGACGATGTGATCGCAGAGCCCAGTTCCAGCCACAGCTTCGACAGAGTATGGATAGGAAGCCACGCCGTCTTCGAACTGTTCAAATATGTATTCTACCGAATACTGACCACCATCCTCGCCGTTCCCATGGCATTTATCACCGGGATAGTCTTCGGGGTCCTCAGCTGTATTCATATTTG GGTGTTGATGCCGGCGGTGCGGAGCTGTCTGATGGCCCTGCCCTCTGTCCAGGTGGTCTGGAGGAGCCTTACAGACATTTTTGTCACCCCCCTCTTCCACAGTATGGGCAGgtgtctgtcctctgtccacGTCAAGGCCATGGACAACTGA
- the LOC129866591 gene encoding caveolin-1-like: MTGGLKDGETDEGFLHSQFIRKQGNIYKPNNKEMDNDSMSGMKTMQDVHTKEIDLVNRDPKYLNDDVVKVEFEDVIAEPPGTYSFDGVWKASFTTFTVTKYWCYRLLTALVGIPLALVWGIFFAILSFIHIWAVVPCIKSYLIEIHCVSRVYSICIHTFCDPLFEAMGKCFSSVRISTTKGV; encoded by the exons ATGACTGGTGGACTCAAGGACGGCGAAACTGACGAG GGATTTCTGCACTCGCAGTTCATCAGGAAACAAGGGAACATATACAAACCAAATAACAAAGAAATGGATAACGACAGTATGAGCGGGATGAAGACGATGCAGGACGTCCACACGAAAGAGATCGACCTGGTGAACCGGGACCCCAAGTACTTAAACGACGACGTTGTCAAG GTGGAGTTCGAGGATGTGATCGCGGAGCCTCCAGGGACATACAGCTTCGACGGCGTGTGGAAGGCTAGCTTCACCACCTTCACGGTGACCAAGTACTGGTGCTACCGTCTCCTTACCGCCCTGGTGGGCATCCCGCTGGCGCTGGTCTGGGGCATCTTCTTCGCCATCCTGTCCTTCATCCACATCTGGGCGGTGGTGCCGTGCATCAAGAGCTATCTGATCGAGATCCACTGTGTCAGCCGTGTTTACTCCATCTGCATCCACACCTTCTGCGATCCTCTGTTTGAAGCCATGGGCAAGTGCTTCAGCAGCGTCCGCATCAGCACCACCAAGGGGGTGTAG